A region from the Halobacillus mangrovi genome encodes:
- a CDS encoding peroxiredoxin, which translates to MAERMVAKQAPRFEMDAVLPNKEFGKVSLEENMKNDKWTVLFFYPMDFTFVCPTEITALSDRFDEFEDLDAEVIGVSTDTIHTHLAWINTSREDNGLGDLQYSLAADTNHKVSRDYGVLLEDEGVALRGLFIISPEGELQYQVVNHNNIGRDVDETLRVLQALQTGGLCPANWKPGQETL; encoded by the coding sequence ATGGCAGAACGTATGGTAGCAAAACAAGCACCACGCTTTGAAATGGATGCAGTGCTTCCTAACAAAGAATTCGGTAAAGTATCTCTTGAAGAGAACATGAAAAACGACAAATGGACAGTCCTTTTCTTCTACCCAATGGACTTCACATTTGTATGCCCGACTGAAATCACGGCGCTTTCTGATCGTTTCGATGAATTCGAAGATCTGGATGCAGAAGTGATCGGGGTATCTACAGATACAATCCACACACACTTAGCGTGGATCAACACTTCTCGCGAAGACAATGGTCTCGGTGACCTTCAATATTCTCTAGCTGCAGATACGAATCATAAAGTATCCCGCGACTATGGTGTACTTCTTGAAGATGAAGGTGTAGCTCTTCGTGGACTATTCATTATTAGCCCGGAAGGTGAACTTCAGTATCAAGTTGTAAACCACAACAACATTGGCCGTGATGTAGACGAAACTCTACGTGTGCTTCAAGCACTTCAAACTGGCGGTCTTTGCCCAGCAAACTGGAAGCCAGGTCAAGAAACCCTATAA
- a CDS encoding mechanosensitive ion channel family protein: protein MNLFEEGFVFNPSVVVEWLITGGLKILVLLIAFAIIKPIGTKAIEAAINRMSSQRKLSERRNKTLQKLTVNIFSYSLFFILVIMLLSTIGINIGPLLAGAGIVGLAIGFGAQGLVSDVVTGFFILLERQVEVDDYVTAGGYDGVVEEVGIRTTKIRSFDGTLNFIPNRNISGVANHSRGNMRALVDIGIGYDENIDEAMTVLKEVADRFTEDERFKEGPDVLGVQSLGSSDVVIRILGKTENMEQWGVERDLRKAMKEALDEAGIEIPYPHQVYVHKNESE from the coding sequence ATGAATCTATTTGAAGAAGGCTTTGTCTTCAACCCCTCTGTGGTTGTAGAATGGCTGATCACTGGCGGTTTAAAAATACTTGTTTTACTTATCGCCTTTGCAATTATTAAACCAATAGGAACGAAAGCAATCGAAGCAGCTATTAACCGAATGAGTTCACAGAGGAAGCTGTCTGAAAGAAGAAACAAGACACTTCAAAAACTTACTGTTAATATATTCTCCTACTCGCTATTTTTCATACTAGTGATTATGCTTCTAAGCACGATTGGTATTAATATTGGCCCTCTTCTTGCCGGTGCAGGTATAGTGGGCTTGGCAATCGGGTTTGGCGCACAAGGTTTAGTTTCAGATGTCGTTACCGGTTTCTTCATTCTTCTAGAGCGTCAAGTTGAAGTGGATGATTATGTTACAGCTGGCGGCTATGATGGAGTCGTTGAAGAAGTAGGTATTCGTACAACAAAAATACGCAGTTTTGATGGCACTTTAAATTTCATACCTAACCGTAACATTTCAGGGGTAGCTAACCACTCGCGCGGAAACATGCGTGCCCTTGTCGATATTGGCATTGGTTACGATGAAAACATTGATGAAGCGATGACTGTACTTAAAGAAGTTGCTGATCGTTTCACGGAAGATGAGCGTTTCAAAGAAGGACCTGATGTCCTTGGTGTTCAAAGCCTTGGCTCTTCTGATGTTGTTATCCGTATTCTTGGTAAAACGGAGAATATGGAACAGTGGGGAGTTGAGCGTGACTTAAGAAAAGCAATGAAAGAAGCTCTGGATGAAGCAGGCATCGAAATCCCGTATCCACATCAAGTCTATGTACACAAAAACGAAAGCGAATAA
- a CDS encoding hemolysin family protein: METTIKLLAVAILIILTAFFVASEFSIVKVRKTRLEARAAEGDKKAKNALKLTKNLDYYLSACQLGITITALGLGWLGEPTLVVLLNPLLEGFELPSGLTHTISFGISFFVITFLHVVLGELAPKTLAIQKAERITLLLARPLILYSKLMYPLIWLLNGSANVLVRLFGFQTAKESDEVHSEDELRYILTQSYQQGEINRSEYTYVDRIFEFDNRTAKEIMIPRTEMAVLDINDSISTNIRVMRNNRYTRYPVVDDDKDHILGIIHMKEFFYEDVEQQGTLKPFLRPALKVFENVPINDLLVKMKKERTHLAVLMDEYGGTAGIVTVEDIIEEIVGEIRDEFDDGEEREIKRLKNGHYLLEGKTSIADINEFFDVELSHEDIDTISGWIYTKDYDAKEGTVVSGEELQFKILDMENGQIKKVEVWEDAE, from the coding sequence ATGGAAACTACGATTAAGCTTTTAGCTGTAGCCATATTAATTATTTTAACCGCTTTTTTTGTGGCAAGTGAATTCTCAATTGTAAAGGTAAGAAAAACAAGACTGGAAGCCAGGGCAGCTGAAGGTGATAAAAAAGCTAAAAATGCATTAAAATTAACAAAAAATTTGGATTATTATCTTTCAGCGTGTCAACTTGGAATTACGATTACTGCTTTAGGTTTAGGTTGGCTTGGGGAGCCAACTCTAGTGGTCCTTCTTAACCCCTTATTAGAAGGGTTTGAACTGCCTTCTGGATTGACTCATACGATAAGTTTTGGTATTTCGTTCTTTGTCATTACTTTCTTACATGTCGTTTTAGGAGAATTGGCTCCTAAAACTCTAGCCATTCAAAAAGCCGAAAGAATCACGCTTTTACTAGCTAGGCCATTAATCTTGTACAGTAAATTGATGTACCCTTTAATATGGCTGCTTAATGGATCGGCAAACGTCCTTGTTAGACTGTTTGGGTTTCAGACCGCCAAAGAATCAGATGAAGTCCACTCAGAAGATGAATTAAGGTATATTTTGACCCAAAGCTACCAGCAAGGGGAAATCAATCGTTCTGAATACACGTACGTTGATCGCATTTTTGAATTTGATAACAGGACAGCGAAAGAAATTATGATTCCAAGGACTGAAATGGCCGTGCTGGATATCAACGATTCAATCTCAACAAACATCCGTGTAATGAGAAATAATCGCTATACGAGATATCCTGTTGTGGATGACGATAAAGACCACATTTTAGGCATTATTCATATGAAAGAATTCTTTTACGAAGATGTGGAACAGCAAGGAACCCTTAAACCGTTTCTTCGCCCTGCCCTCAAGGTATTTGAAAATGTCCCTATTAATGATCTTCTTGTTAAAATGAAGAAAGAGCGTACTCATCTCGCAGTTCTAATGGATGAATATGGAGGAACCGCAGGTATTGTAACAGTGGAAGACATTATTGAGGAAATTGTGGGAGAAATACGGGATGAATTCGATGATGGTGAAGAGCGTGAGATTAAGCGCTTGAAAAATGGTCATTACCTATTAGAAGGTAAAACATCTATTGCGGATATTAATGAGTTTTTCGATGTTGAGCTAAGCCATGAAGATATCGATACTATTTCCGGCTGGATTTATACTAAGGATTACGATGCGAAAGAAGGCACGGTTGTAAGCGGAGAAGAGCTGCAATTTAAAATCCTTGATATGGAAAACGGACAAATAAAAAAAGTCGAAGTATGGGAAGATGCAGAATAA
- a CDS encoding YkuS family protein, translating to MKKIGIEQNLSDIRSALQQKGYELVELKNQEDAAGCDCCVISGQDQNVMGVMDAETQGSVISAHGRTADEICQEIDSRFS from the coding sequence GTGAAAAAGATAGGAATTGAACAGAATTTAAGTGATATACGTTCAGCGCTACAGCAAAAAGGGTATGAATTAGTAGAACTTAAAAATCAGGAGGACGCTGCTGGCTGTGATTGCTGTGTCATTTCAGGTCAAGATCAGAATGTCATGGGGGTCATGGATGCGGAGACACAAGGCTCTGTCATTAGCGCTCATGGCCGCACTGCGGATGAGATTTGTCAAGAAATTGATAGTCGTTTCTCCTGA
- a CDS encoding N-acetyldiaminopimelate deacetylase: MKNENLIKIRRELHRIPELGFQEFKTQRYLLDYIEKLPQEHLTVETWETGIIVKVEGTVGGQTIGYRADIDGLPLTEETGYAFTSDHKGQMHACGHDFHMTIALGALTRLAEHPAEHHCVFLFQPAEEGPGGAEPMMQSDVMKKFRPDKIFALHIAPDLPVGTVSTKPGLLFANTSELFIDFSGKGGHAAFPHLTHDMVIAASSFLSHLQQIVARRVDPLDSAVITIGKIESGTVQNIIAQSARLEGTIRTLSPESMDSVKIEIEKIAKGYEIANDCQISIDYGSTYHQVFNDAAAVDAFQTLVEDTDYTYQQAKMAMTGEDFGYMLKEIPGFMFWLGVDSEAGLHQSTLTPKEEALTVGVDIVELGLRKL, encoded by the coding sequence GTGAAAAACGAGAATTTAATCAAAATACGGAGAGAGTTGCACCGAATTCCGGAGCTTGGTTTTCAGGAATTCAAAACTCAGCGGTATTTGTTAGATTATATAGAAAAGCTTCCCCAGGAACATCTAACTGTGGAAACATGGGAAACAGGGATCATTGTAAAAGTAGAAGGAACAGTCGGTGGACAAACGATCGGCTATCGAGCCGATATTGACGGGTTGCCTCTCACAGAAGAAACCGGCTATGCCTTCACATCGGATCATAAAGGTCAGATGCACGCCTGCGGGCATGATTTTCATATGACAATTGCCTTAGGAGCTTTGACACGATTAGCAGAACATCCTGCAGAGCACCATTGCGTTTTTTTGTTCCAGCCTGCAGAAGAAGGACCAGGCGGAGCAGAACCGATGATGCAATCTGACGTGATGAAAAAATTTAGACCAGATAAAATCTTTGCCTTGCACATTGCTCCTGACTTACCCGTAGGAACGGTTTCTACAAAGCCAGGACTCTTATTTGCGAACACAAGCGAACTATTTATAGACTTTTCAGGAAAAGGTGGCCATGCGGCGTTTCCTCATCTAACCCATGATATGGTAATAGCTGCCAGTTCTTTTTTATCTCATTTACAGCAAATCGTAGCCCGGAGAGTAGACCCTTTGGATAGTGCTGTCATTACAATAGGAAAAATCGAAAGCGGTACTGTACAAAACATCATTGCCCAATCAGCAAGGCTTGAAGGTACCATACGGACTTTATCACCCGAATCAATGGATAGTGTGAAAATAGAAATTGAAAAAATTGCCAAAGGGTATGAGATCGCTAATGATTGTCAAATTTCTATTGACTATGGTTCTACTTACCATCAAGTATTCAACGATGCAGCTGCAGTTGATGCATTTCAAACCCTTGTAGAGGATACAGATTATACTTACCAACAAGCAAAAATGGCGATGACTGGAGAAGATTTCGGGTACATGTTAAAGGAAATACCAGGGTTTATGTTCTGGCTTGGGGTCGACTCAGAAGCAGGGCTCCATCAGTCAACACTCACTCCCAAAGAAGAGGCCTTAACTGTAGGTGTCGATATTGTAGAGCTGGGGCTCAGAAAACTATAA
- the dapD gene encoding 2,3,4,5-tetrahydropyridine-2,6-dicarboxylate N-acetyltransferase, whose product MKQMDANEIISFISNSEKSTPVKVYVKGEKLEGIDFGEQVQDFISGKSGVLFGEWKVIQPLLEANADQIDDYVIENDRRNSAIPLLDLKKVNARIEPGAVIRDQVEIGDGAVIMLGAMINIGSVVGEGTMIDMNVVLGGRATVGKNCHIGAGAVLAGVIEPPSAKPVVIEDGVVIGANAVVLEGVTVGEGAVVAAGSIVTADVPPNTLVAGTPAKVIKEIDDQTKSKTEIKQELRKLDN is encoded by the coding sequence GTGAAACAAATGGATGCTAATGAAATTATCTCTTTCATTTCAAATAGTGAAAAGTCCACGCCGGTAAAAGTATATGTCAAAGGTGAAAAACTTGAGGGTATTGACTTCGGTGAACAAGTTCAAGACTTTATCAGCGGAAAATCAGGTGTTTTGTTCGGAGAGTGGAAAGTCATTCAGCCGCTTCTTGAAGCGAATGCCGACCAAATTGATGACTATGTGATTGAGAACGACCGTAGGAATTCTGCTATTCCATTACTTGATTTGAAAAAGGTTAACGCTCGAATTGAGCCTGGTGCTGTCATCCGTGATCAAGTTGAAATCGGAGATGGAGCGGTCATTATGCTTGGGGCCATGATCAACATTGGATCAGTAGTAGGTGAAGGAACGATGATTGATATGAACGTCGTTCTTGGTGGCCGTGCAACGGTAGGGAAAAATTGTCATATCGGAGCTGGAGCAGTTCTAGCGGGAGTCATTGAACCGCCTTCTGCTAAACCTGTCGTTATTGAGGACGGAGTAGTAATCGGCGCAAATGCTGTTGTGTTGGAAGGGGTTACTGTAGGAGAAGGGGCTGTGGTAGCCGCCGGATCGATTGTAACAGCAGATGTACCTCCTAACACATTGGTTGCTGGAACGCCTGCAAAAGTGATTAAAGAAATCGATGATCAAACGAAATCGAAGACTGAAATCAAACAAGAGCTACGCAAATTAGATAATTAA
- a CDS encoding MDR family MFS transporter: protein MEDRYIKNRGYVLASIMLAMFLAAIEATIVSTAMPSIVSDLGGFSLYSWVFSAYLLTNAATVLLFGRLSDIFGRKPIFLTGIGLFLVGAVLSAMAPSMKVLIGARLIQGLGAGALMPIATTIVGDIYTKEERAKIQGYLASVWGISAVTGPALGGFFVDILSWHYVFWMNIPLGLLAMVGIIYFFDEKVTKEKRSVDVAGSFWVVLTVSSIMVVLVEGGVRIAWVSFPMLILLIVAVGGFLLFMQQERKAQEPMMPFHIWSIPSIRYANLTSLTTGMILIGVSSYLPAFVQGVMEQPAIIAGFTLTTMSIGWPIASTSAGHLLLKIGFRPTSILGGVSLIIGGILFSMLSPEKGPWFAASGSLFIGIGMGLSSTSFIVSIQNSVGWKTRGIATATNMFMRTIGSAIGAALLGGILNGRIKASIEDSSLPDSYTVDSTNELLKEADREALGSKALNILQDALASGLHMVYIGLLVLAIISFFLILKLPKQED, encoded by the coding sequence ATGGAAGATCGATACATAAAAAATCGTGGTTATGTGTTAGCTTCGATTATGCTTGCAATGTTTTTAGCAGCGATAGAAGCGACCATCGTTTCTACAGCGATGCCAAGCATCGTTTCAGACTTAGGCGGTTTCAGTTTATATAGCTGGGTATTTTCAGCTTATTTACTGACAAATGCAGCAACGGTATTGTTGTTCGGACGCCTCTCTGATATCTTCGGGCGTAAACCCATATTCCTTACTGGAATAGGTTTGTTCCTTGTAGGAGCTGTCTTATCTGCAATGGCCCCATCCATGAAGGTGCTCATTGGGGCGAGATTAATCCAGGGTCTAGGTGCGGGTGCCTTAATGCCCATTGCAACAACCATCGTAGGAGACATTTATACAAAGGAAGAGCGCGCGAAAATTCAAGGCTATCTTGCAAGTGTCTGGGGGATCTCTGCAGTAACAGGACCAGCACTTGGAGGGTTTTTCGTTGATATTTTAAGTTGGCATTATGTGTTTTGGATGAACATACCTCTTGGCCTCCTTGCCATGGTAGGAATCATTTACTTCTTCGACGAGAAAGTCACTAAAGAAAAGCGCTCGGTGGACGTAGCTGGTTCATTTTGGGTGGTTCTCACAGTTAGTTCGATCATGGTTGTTCTAGTTGAAGGGGGAGTCAGAATAGCATGGGTTTCCTTTCCAATGCTGATTTTACTTATTGTTGCAGTGGGAGGATTTCTCTTATTCATGCAGCAGGAACGGAAAGCACAGGAACCAATGATGCCTTTTCATATATGGTCGATTCCATCAATACGTTATGCTAACCTTACTTCATTAACAACAGGGATGATCCTTATTGGTGTGTCGAGTTATCTCCCTGCATTTGTTCAGGGCGTGATGGAACAGCCTGCCATAATTGCTGGATTTACGTTAACTACAATGTCCATCGGCTGGCCTATTGCCTCGACTTCCGCAGGTCACCTTTTATTAAAGATAGGATTTAGACCGACCTCGATCCTTGGAGGGGTTTCATTAATTATCGGGGGAATTCTTTTTTCCATGTTAAGTCCGGAAAAAGGACCATGGTTTGCGGCATCTGGATCTCTGTTTATTGGTATTGGGATGGGACTCTCATCCACTTCGTTTATCGTATCCATCCAGAATAGTGTGGGATGGAAAACGCGTGGAATTGCCACCGCAACAAATATGTTCATGCGTACAATCGGAAGTGCGATCGGTGCTGCTCTTTTAGGGGGGATTTTGAATGGGAGGATCAAGGCGAGTATTGAAGATTCCAGTCTGCCTGATTCCTATACTGTCGATTCCACGAATGAGCTGCTCAAGGAAGCAGATAGAGAAGCACTTGGCTCAAAAGCTCTAAATATATTACAGGACGCCTTAGCCAGCGGGCTGCATATGGTATATATAGGTTTGTTAGTCTTAGCGATTATCAGTTTCTTTTTAATCCTGAAATTACCTAAACAAGAAGATTGA
- the cbpB gene encoding cyclic-di-AMP-binding protein CbpB: MVSLEKERLELDIPQVSDIMIPSEKVAHVQVGNPLEHALLVLVKSGYSAVPVLDPTYKFQGVISKTKILEETLGIEDFELNRLSEIQVKEIMDTDVPCLNLDDNMIDALHKLIDFPFVCVTNEDGEFDGIVTRRTILKQFSKHYHETLKHLLNDND; the protein is encoded by the coding sequence ATGGTAAGTTTAGAAAAAGAAAGATTGGAACTTGATATTCCTCAGGTATCTGATATTATGATACCTTCTGAGAAAGTGGCCCACGTACAAGTAGGAAATCCTTTGGAACATGCTTTGCTTGTCCTTGTAAAATCTGGATACTCAGCTGTTCCGGTTCTTGACCCTACGTATAAATTTCAAGGGGTTATTAGCAAAACAAAAATTCTAGAAGAAACATTGGGGATTGAAGACTTTGAACTTAACCGGCTATCGGAAATTCAAGTTAAAGAAATTATGGACACAGATGTACCTTGTCTGAATTTAGACGATAATATGATTGATGCCCTGCATAAATTAATTGATTTTCCTTTTGTTTGTGTTACAAACGAGGATGGAGAATTTGATGGAATCGTAACTCGCCGGACGATTTTGAAGCAGTTTAGTAAGCATTATCACGAAACACTTAAACATCTATTAAACGACAACGACTAA
- the trhA gene encoding PAQR family membrane homeostasis protein TrhA, whose translation MTTHTFSKREEIANAITHGIGAILSVAMLVLLIVFASIEGNAWHLVSVTIYGITMLLLYVSSTLVHSFPPGKAKDLFEIFDHSAIYLFIAGTYTPILLVPLRSTLGWTLFGIVWGMAILGIIFKVFFVKKFVILSTVFYVLMGWQIILAWGPLTAEVPAAGITYLVVGGVMYSIGAIFYVWRSFTYHHMVWHLFVLGGSILHFFSIFFYII comes from the coding sequence ATGACCACTCATACATTTTCAAAACGCGAAGAAATCGCCAACGCGATTACCCACGGCATCGGTGCGATATTAAGCGTAGCGATGCTTGTTCTCTTAATTGTTTTTGCAAGTATTGAAGGGAATGCCTGGCATTTAGTCTCTGTAACGATTTATGGAATCACGATGCTTTTACTTTATGTATCTTCGACGCTCGTTCATAGTTTCCCCCCAGGAAAAGCCAAAGATCTCTTTGAAATTTTTGACCATTCAGCCATTTATTTGTTTATCGCAGGAACCTACACTCCGATTTTACTCGTCCCACTAAGAAGTACCCTCGGATGGACGCTGTTCGGTATCGTCTGGGGAATGGCGATACTTGGGATCATATTTAAAGTGTTCTTTGTGAAAAAATTCGTTATCCTATCCACCGTTTTTTACGTGCTGATGGGATGGCAAATCATCCTTGCATGGGGCCCATTGACCGCTGAAGTTCCAGCGGCCGGAATTACTTATCTAGTTGTCGGTGGGGTGATGTACTCCATAGGCGCCATTTTTTACGTATGGCGAAGCTTTACCTATCACCACATGGTCTGGCACTTGTTTGTTCTTGGAGGATCAATACTCCATTTTTTCTCTATCTTCTTTTATATCATTTAA
- a CDS encoding DUF5392 family protein — protein sequence MKSKHKHLPAYIVDEFKELDKVTKPLFKKMRGYALLSFIAIPISFINILSLFLAGKTEPIYIFPLLFFSIVGAFGLALQREVKFLYKEIQATSVQFIKERIRKTEVMHEHKRKNYMELIVKEPFSSINLFAEFLEEERRLKTDK from the coding sequence ATGAAATCTAAACATAAACATTTGCCCGCTTATATTGTAGATGAATTTAAAGAACTGGATAAAGTCACCAAGCCGCTTTTCAAAAAAATGAGAGGATATGCATTACTATCTTTCATCGCAATACCTATTTCTTTCATTAATATACTTAGTTTATTTTTAGCTGGAAAGACAGAACCCATTTACATCTTTCCTCTCCTCTTCTTTAGTATCGTAGGTGCGTTTGGACTTGCCCTTCAAAGAGAAGTTAAATTTCTATATAAAGAAATTCAAGCCACAAGTGTTCAATTCATTAAGGAACGAATTCGAAAAACCGAAGTCATGCATGAACATAAAAGAAAAAATTACATGGAATTGATTGTAAAGGAGCCCTTTTCTTCGATAAACCTCTTTGCTGAGTTTTTAGAGGAAGAGCGGCGGCTGAAGACAGATAAGTAA
- the fdhA gene encoding formaldehyde dehydrogenase, glutathione-independent: protein MSNNRAVAYTGNGGVTVKDIDFPELVLRDGPGVNPQNVGRKCEHGVILKVVSTNICGSDQHMVRGRTTAPEGLVLGHEITGEVIETGRDVEFVKKGDLVSVPFNIACGRCRNCIEGNTHICLHVNPDRPGSAYGYVDMGGWVGGQAEYVMVPYADFQVLKFPDKDEAMEKMLDLTMLSDIFPTGFHGAYSAGVKMGSTVYIAGAGPVGLAAAHSAQLLGASTVIVGDLIDERLQQAQSFGCETINISKHDNITEQIDQILGVPEVDAAVDCVGFEAHGHNHQEAPATVLNSIMKATRAGGGLGIPGLYVTEDPGASDEDARRGALKLDFGLGWAKAQSFVTGQTPVMRYHRGLMKSILKGKATIAKAVNATVIGLEDAPRGYDEFDSGVAKKFVLDPHGLLKN, encoded by the coding sequence ATGAGTAACAATCGTGCGGTGGCATATACAGGAAATGGCGGAGTTACGGTAAAAGATATTGACTTTCCAGAATTGGTTTTACGGGACGGTCCTGGTGTTAACCCTCAAAATGTCGGTCGTAAGTGTGAACATGGGGTGATTTTAAAAGTCGTTTCCACAAACATTTGCGGCAGTGACCAGCATATGGTGCGTGGTCGGACAACAGCTCCTGAAGGTCTTGTGCTTGGCCATGAAATAACAGGGGAAGTCATTGAGACCGGGCGCGATGTAGAGTTTGTGAAAAAAGGTGATTTAGTTTCGGTTCCATTTAATATTGCTTGTGGCCGCTGCCGAAATTGTATAGAAGGAAATACACATATTTGTTTACACGTTAATCCTGATCGTCCTGGATCTGCTTACGGTTATGTCGACATGGGCGGATGGGTAGGAGGACAAGCAGAATATGTGATGGTTCCCTATGCAGATTTTCAAGTGTTAAAATTTCCGGACAAAGATGAGGCAATGGAAAAAATGCTCGATTTAACAATGCTCTCAGATATTTTCCCCACGGGCTTCCATGGTGCCTATAGCGCTGGGGTGAAAATGGGTTCCACGGTATATATCGCAGGGGCTGGTCCCGTTGGATTGGCAGCTGCTCATTCCGCGCAACTATTAGGAGCATCTACCGTAATCGTAGGAGATCTTATTGATGAGCGACTCCAACAAGCCCAAAGTTTTGGCTGTGAGACTATTAATATCAGTAAGCACGATAATATAACTGAACAAATCGATCAAATACTTGGAGTGCCTGAAGTAGATGCTGCCGTCGACTGTGTTGGGTTTGAAGCCCATGGGCACAATCACCAAGAAGCTCCAGCAACTGTGCTCAATTCAATTATGAAAGCGACTCGCGCTGGCGGAGGTTTAGGTATCCCGGGTTTATATGTAACGGAAGATCCAGGAGCTTCAGATGAAGATGCAAGACGTGGAGCGTTGAAATTAGATTTCGGGTTAGGATGGGCAAAAGCCCAAAGTTTTGTAACCGGACAGACGCCAGTTATGCGATATCATAGAGGATTGATGAAGTCGATATTAAAAGGCAAAGCAACTATTGCTAAAGCCGTAAATGCCACGGTGATCGGTCTCGAAGACGCTCCTCGCGGATATGATGAGTTTGATAGTGGTGTGGCTAAGAAATTTGTATTAGATCCTCATGGACTGCTGAAAAACTAA
- a CDS encoding LytTR family DNA-binding domain-containing protein: MKVLLDVDGTHEETTVTIHCKEVNDSIKEILNYLNERKIEFILGKDGERQHILKPEEIHFFHAKGDYVHALTARGDFKIKEKLYELEQLLPAHRFIRLSKSVIANLYEISHFEPSFHGTLCVNFKSGVKEYASRHYVGKIKEVLKMNRRESK; encoded by the coding sequence ATGAAGGTTTTACTTGACGTAGATGGTACACACGAAGAAACTACGGTTACGATTCACTGCAAGGAAGTTAACGACTCTATTAAAGAGATCCTTAATTATCTTAATGAAAGAAAAATAGAGTTTATCCTTGGCAAAGATGGGGAGAGGCAGCACATCCTTAAGCCTGAGGAAATTCATTTCTTTCATGCTAAAGGGGACTATGTACACGCCCTAACAGCACGCGGGGATTTTAAAATAAAAGAAAAGTTGTATGAATTGGAACAACTTCTCCCTGCGCACCGTTTTATACGACTATCAAAATCCGTTATTGCAAACCTCTATGAAATCAGCCATTTTGAGCCATCTTTCCATGGAACTTTATGCGTTAACTTTAAATCTGGCGTGAAAGAGTATGCCTCTAGACACTACGTTGGAAAAATTAAGGAAGTATTAAAAATGAACAGGAGGGAGAGTAAATGA
- a CDS encoding DUF3021 domain-containing protein, which translates to MKTFLFKSMMGIFFGAFVTVVVTYATVIFGEGNMLDGKQFIKDSAGYILCAWLFTVSPLYFEIRSLNLAIQTILHFTTVTILYFILSLGFGWIPLQFKNILMFFSVAIFIYAVSWICFYLYFKNISKKMNRELKHIK; encoded by the coding sequence ATGAAAACCTTTTTATTTAAAAGTATGATGGGGATTTTCTTTGGAGCGTTCGTCACTGTAGTAGTGACCTATGCCACAGTAATCTTCGGAGAGGGGAACATGCTTGATGGTAAGCAGTTCATAAAAGATTCAGCCGGTTATATCCTATGTGCCTGGTTGTTTACGGTTTCTCCTCTCTACTTTGAAATCAGGTCATTAAATCTTGCCATACAAACTATTCTCCATTTCACCACTGTCACCATTCTTTATTTTATCTTATCACTAGGATTTGGCTGGATTCCGCTGCAATTTAAGAACATACTGATGTTTTTTTCGGTCGCTATTTTCATCTATGCGGTTAGTTGGATTTGCTTTTACCTGTATTTCAAAAATATATCTAAAAAAATGAACCGTGAACTAAAACACATCAAATAA